The following is a genomic window from Acidimicrobium ferrooxidans DSM 10331.
CGCGTGACCCACGCATCGCAGATGGTTCGCGCAACCTGGCCGGTGCCTACCGCGCGATGCTCGACGACCACGCTCCGACGTTGGTTCGAGCCATCGACGCCATCGGGGTGCCAACGCCGGTGCTCGTCCACTGCACGGCCGGCAAGGACCGAACCGGGATCGTCGTGGCCCTCACCCTCGAACTCGTGGGCGCTCGGCGGGACGACATCGTGCGCGACTACGTCGAGAGCGGACGACGTCTCGCGGCGTTGACCGAACGTGCCTTGGCTCGCGGCTACGAGCCGACGTGGCGCGAGCTCGCGCCCGAAGTGCTCGGTGCGCCTCCGGCTGCGATCATCACGGTTCTCGAGACGGTCAAGGAACGGTGGGGCTCCGTGGATCGGTTCCTCATGACGTTCGGGATGACGCCAATGCGCATCGAGGCGATCCGAAGCTCGCTCATCGCATGACGCCACGATTGCACGCGCGCCAACCCCAACGGCTCCGCCCGAGGCCGGCGTGTGCGGCGCCGCATCACGAGCGCTCGCGCTCAGTCGCTCGCGTCGACCCCTTCAAGGGCCTTGGCGAGCAGGTTGCCAAGCTGGCG
Proteins encoded in this region:
- a CDS encoding tyrosine-protein phosphatase, whose amino-acid sequence is MAPMSQSADDQDWRAFDGLWNFRPVEAILANGHRLRPGRLLRSEQPYRLDATQRRQLLERYAIGKILDLRTAEECAPTESIDAPRTHLPLPDVSRDPRIADGSRNLAGAYRAMLDDHAPTLVRAIDAIGVPTPVLVHCTAGKDRTGIVVALTLELVGARRDDIVRDYVESGRRLAALTERALARGYEPTWRELAPEVLGAPPAAIITVLETVKERWGSVDRFLMTFGMTPMRIEAIRSSLIA